TGTCTTGGAAGAGGGGTTTCGGCATGAAGGTGACGGTTTTACCGTATTTTTTGGCAACGTTTTTGATGACGTATTTGTAAGTCATCAAGTAGTCGGCTGCTTCTACCAAGGTTGCAAAGCGAATACCCAGTTCGTTCTGACCGCCTGTAGCTACTTCGTGGTGATGCTTTTCAATTGGTACACCGCACTCTGCCATTGTCAGCAGCATTTCCGTCCGCATATCTTGCTGGGTATCGGTGGGTGGAACTGGGAAGTAACCTTCTTTGTAGCGAGGCTTGTAGGCAAGGTTACCGCCAGCTTCTTCTTTGCCAGAATTCCAACGACCTTCTACTGAGTCTAGGTAGTAGTAGCCTTTGTTTTCGGTTTGGTCGAAGCGGACATCATCGAAGATGAAGAATTCAGCTTCTGGGCCAAAAAAGGCCACATCGCCAAGGCCGCTGGAAATCAGGTAATCTACTGCTTTTTGGGCAATGGTACGGGGGTCGCGGCTGTAGGGTTGGTTGGTACGGGGTTCCTTGATGCTACAAATCATGCTCAATGTTTTTTCTTTCATGAATGGGTCGATCCAGGCTGTGGTTGGATCTGGCACCATTGTCATGTCGGATTCGTTGATGGCTTTCCAACCCCGAATGCTGGAACCGTCGAAGGGTACGCCGGCGTCAAAGGAGCTTTCGTCAATCTGGTTGTAGTAGAACGAGCAATGCTGCCAGATTCCTGGCATATCGATGAATTTCAGGTCGATAATCTTGATATCTTGTTCTTTGATCAGTTGCAAGACTTCTTGGGGGGTCTGGGGCATGGAATGGCTCCTTCAATTTTTGTACTTGCTTAAGTCTGGATACTGATAATGAGCGGTAGTGAAGGGTCAGGTCAAGGGGAGTAAAACTTAATTTTTGTTTAATTTACCGTTGAACTGAACGGGATAAGTTTGGCTGAGTCGAGCTGACACTAAAAAATAACTGCTCTTGTGTCTCCGGTCTGGGGGCAACGTTGGCCTTGGGAGAGGAGCGACTGAGCTATGAGAGGTTTTAGCCTGTGCTGCTAAAGGCAGCTCTCCCGTGATTAACGCCTAAAAGCTCATAGTACCTGCATCATCCTAAAGACAGAGGGGACAATATTTTGTATTTTTAGCTACAAATTTTTTGTATTGGTGGAGGACAAAAATTTAGAAAAAGTTAAAATTTGTAGCTAAATTGACAGAATGCTGTTTTACGAGTCGGTCTGACCTGTAGAATCGTATCAATAACTACAGTTTATCGTGGCAATAACGATGGCTTTTAAGATGCAGGCAGATTTCGATCGACAAGAAGCGCTTCAATATCGTGCGGGACAGCGAGTGGAACTGAAGCAGCGTCCGGGTGTTGTGTATACGATCGCAGAATACGACCCGATGATGGTACCGCCGGTTTGGTTGACGAATGACCCGCAGCCGCGTTATCCGGAAGAGTTGAATGTAATCCCCAGTCAGGTTATGGACTGGTTCAGACCGGAGTTCCGCAGTAGGATACAATATCCTGTTTGTCGGTTGAACGATCGCTCCAAACAAAAAGCTCTTGTTTAGTGTTGCGCTCCCAACGAATATGCTTTGGGATACAGCTAGAGGGGGATCGTTTTGTTGTAAACTACAATCGGCTATCTATGCCACGCGGAAACGATTGTGCTTCCAGGCTGAGCTTTGTCAATCTGGAGCGTCAGCCTTGAAGGAAGCGTGCTTTTTCTGTAGTTAGTAGGACGGAAAGCACGCAGAGGTAATTGTGCAATAGCAAAACCCCCGATAGTAATCACTGGGAGAGCAATTTCATGCGGGACGCAGTAACAAATCTGATTAGAAATTATGATGTCACCGGTCGCTATCTAGACCGCAATGCCGTCGATACGCTAAAAGCTTATTTTGAGACGGGTACGGCACGGGTTGCCGCCGCAGCTGTAATTAACAGCAATGCAGCGTCAATTGTCAAGCAGGCTGGTTTGCGGTTGTTTGAAGAACTGCCGGAACTAATTCGCCCCGGTGGAAATGCTTACACGACTCGTCGCTACGCTGCCTGTCTGCGCGATATGGATTATTATCTGCGCTATGCCAGCTATGCTTTGGTGGCAGGCGATAATAATGTTCTGGATGAGCGCGTGTTGCAAGGGTTGCGGGAAACTTATAATTCTTTAGGTGTACCGATCGGCCCAACTGTGCGCGGTATCCAAATAATGAAAGAAATTGTGAAAGAACAAGTAGAAGCA
This genomic window from Aerosakkonema funiforme FACHB-1375 contains:
- the glnA gene encoding type I glutamate--ammonia ligase, which produces MPQTPQEVLQLIKEQDIKIIDLKFIDMPGIWQHCSFYYNQIDESSFDAGVPFDGSSIRGWKAINESDMTMVPDPTTAWIDPFMKEKTLSMICSIKEPRTNQPYSRDPRTIAQKAVDYLISSGLGDVAFFGPEAEFFIFDDVRFDQTENKGYYYLDSVEGRWNSGKEEAGGNLAYKPRYKEGYFPVPPTDTQQDMRTEMLLTMAECGVPIEKHHHEVATGGQNELGIRFATLVEAADYLMTYKYVIKNVAKKYGKTVTFMPKPLFQDNGSGMHTHQSIWKDGQPLFAGDKYAGLSQMALHYIGGLLKHAPALLAITNPTTNSYKRLVPGFEAPVNLAYSQGNRSASIRIPLSGSNPKAKRLEFRCPDATCNPYLAFAAMLCAGIDGIKNQIDPGEPLDVDIYELSPEELAKVPSTPGSLEGALEALEKDHAFLTESGVFTEDLLQTWISYKLDKEVNPMRLRPHPYEFSLYYDC
- the apcB gene encoding allophycocyanin subunit beta, which gives rise to MRDAVTNLIRNYDVTGRYLDRNAVDTLKAYFETGTARVAAAAVINSNAASIVKQAGLRLFEELPELIRPGGNAYTTRRYAACLRDMDYYLRYASYALVAGDNNVLDERVLQGLRETYNSLGVPIGPTVRGIQIMKEIVKEQVEAAGIVNSAFVDQPFDHMTREFSEQDV